The genomic stretch AACGGTAACTGCGCTTTTAATTCCTCACCCTTACGCGTTAATACAAATTGATTTCCCTCTCGGATTACTATCTTGTCATGAAACGCAGCGCGAATTTGTGTGAGTGTTTTACTGATTGCCGACTGCGTGACATTAAGCTGTCGCGCAGACTCGGTCAAATTACGAGTTTGTAATATTGAAATTAACGCCGGTAATAATTTATAGTTATTCAAAGGACACACACCATGCAAGATCATCAACTCGCTATCATAACGTGAATAATGTTTTAGCGTTATTTAAAAATAATTAACGAAATCACGTGATTCCATATTTATATAAGCCATAATTAAATCAATTTAACAGATGCAGCAGTACTCAATTCAATATCAGGTACAGCTAAAAATTAATACAGGGACGTATAATGGCGAATGCAGCAACAAACAGTACCAGTAATCATAAACGACAGCATAAAGGCAAAAAAATTGGCTTAAGTGGTAGCTGCTATTGGTGTACCGAAGCGATCTTTTTATCACTCCATGGGGTAACTAAAGTAGAACAAGGTTGGCTATCTTCGTTTGCTGACGATGATTGGTTTACCGAAGGTATTATCGTGAGTTATATCCCTGACGTGATCAGTTTGAAAAATTTAATCGCCATTCATTTACATACTCACAGCTGCACCAAAGTACACTCTATGCGGGACAAATACCGCAGTGCTGTTTATGCTATGGAACCTTATCAAGTCACCGAAATAAAACATAATTTAGCCTTACTACAAAATGAATTTGAACTACCTCTCATTACCCGAGCCTATAAATTCAACCAATTTAAACCGTCAGACGAAAGCATGCAAAATTATTACTACAGCGACCCACAGCGGCCATTTTGTGAAAATATCATCTCGCCAAAGTTAACAAAACTACTTGATAGCCATACTGGTTTAGTCAATAAAGAAAAATTACCCGCACATATAATAACAAGTGTTAATCATAAATGTGATAAAGACGTGATAAGCTCGTGAACAATATAAGCTATATTTAAAACAACGTTAATTAAGGAAAATAAACATGAAAAAGACACTTCTTTTATCACTGGCTTTATTGTCATTTCAATCATTCGCTACAGAAAAATTCAACCTGACCACCGATTTTTCATCGATCAGCTTTGCGACGATTAAAAAACAATATGTTGTTGAACCTGCAACGATTAGTGGACTAACAGGCAGCTTAGATGAGCAAGGTAGATTTGCCGTTATCGCACCAATCAAAAACATAGACACGGGTGTATCCATCCGTAATGAACGTCTTAATTCATTGTTCTTTGATTCGTCTGAAAACCCAGTCATTATGGTTAGCGGACAGTTTGATTTAAGCGCACTAACCCAACCGGTTTCAAAAATGACAGTGCCTGCAGAAGTGTCTTTCTATGGCCATAAAAAAACATTTAACTTTCCCGTTATTATCACTAAAACTGCCGACGCGATTATCGTCAATTCGTATAAGTCAGTTATCGTTAAAGCCGGTGATTTTTCGATCCCCGCAGCAAATCTAACTAAGTTAGCTGCGACCGTTGGTGGCCTTGCGCTATCAGACACAGTGCCAGTAAATATCAACTTAGTTTTTAATAAATAGCGAAACATCACCGTAATAATCGCAACAGCTAGTTTAAATTATTTAAATTGGCTGTTTCATGTATTGCTTTGGCGGTTTCCCTAAGGTCTTTTTAAAGAAAGTAATAAACGCACTCACCGATTCATACCCTAAATCTTCGGATATACGTTGCACCGACTCATTTGATGACAATTTTTGCAATGCCATCACCAAATGAAGTTGCCCACGCCAACGCCCAAATGTCATGCCGACTTCTTGCTTTACTAAGCGGGAGAATGTCCTTTCGCTCATAGCATACAGCGCCGCCCACTCCCCGACGGTTTTCCGGTCTGCAGGATCCACTAATAACTGATTAGCAATCTGATTAAGCCTCGGTTCTGCCGGTATCGGAAAATCAAAATGTTCTTTAGGCATGCAAATAAGCTCATCAATTAATACTTGCGCTAACCGCACCGTATTTACATCCGCACCGTAATGCTGATCTTTACTCGCCAAACTAATAATTAACTCACGTAATAATGGCGAAATAGACAAGGTACAGATTTTATCAGGGATCCCCACCACTTCAGGATCGACAAATAACATGCATACATCATCACTGATAGAAATATGATTACTGTGTGGTACTTGGCTTGGGATCCAAACGGCACAATTTGCAGGTACCATCCAGATTGCATCGGCAATTGAACAGCGTACAAAACCGGTAAGGGGCATCACTAACTGACATTTAACATGTTGATGGACTGGCATTTCATAAGCTCTTTCCAGACCCGATGTTCGCAGTGCATTGACACTTTCGGTATATCTGTCCGAATCGAAACCTATTTTATACTGAGGTAGTTGCATAGTGGCCTAATTGCATAGTGAGGTAGTTTCACAATGGCTGTTTTTAGCAATAAATTGTCAATATACATAAATTCAGATTGATTGGGAATGGGTAATATAAGACATCGCTTAAGAGGACTTAGTCATGACACAAAATAACAAACCGAATATTGCTCACCCAATCCTGCTGATTATCAGTATTTTACTCATCGCCAGTAACTTACGTGGCCCCATTACCGGTATAGGGCCAATCTTAGATTTTATCTCTAACAACCTCAATTTATCAGCGACACAAGCCGGTATGCTAACCACATTACCCCTGCTCGCTTTTGCCATATTCTCACCTATATCGTCAGCATTAGCCCGACGAATAGGACTTGAACCATCACTTATGATTGCCCTTATTGCCATCACTAGCGGTATCCTTCTGCGTTCAACAGGCTCAAGCCTCACCTTGTACCTAGGCACGTGTGTTATCGGCATCGGTATTGCGATTGGTAATGTATTGCTACCGAGTTTATTAAAGCGCGACTTTCCGAATCAAGGTCCGACGTTAACCGCGATTTATGTGCTGACCATGGGCGTAGGTGCAACACTCAGTGCCAGCACCACCATACCCATGCTGAACGTCGCTAATAACCTAAATGTCACTTTTATCCCCAACTGGGCATTTGCACTGGCGGGTACTATTATCTTGCCAATTATCACTATGTTAATTTGGTTACCACAGCTAAGTAACCACACCAAACCAGCCGTCGATACGCCAAATATTGATAGTCACAGCTATATGTGGCGCAACAAAGCCGCGTGGCAGGTGTCTGGATTCTTAGCCTTCAATTCATTTATCATGTATGCCTTCATTGCCTGGTTGCCTAGTATTTTGGTCAGCTATGGTTATTCAGAACACGATGCAGGTTACATCCACGGCGTTTTACAATTGGCATCAGCAGCACCTGCGGTTATTTTGATCCCATTAATGGCGAAAGTAAAAGACAAGCGCACCTTAGGTTTAGCGATGACAATATTAGCTTTCATTGGTATCACAGGTTTATTGATGCTGCATCAATACGCGGTAATTTGGGTCACATTACTCGGCTTTAGCTGTGGTGGTGGTTTTATTCTTGGGCTCTCTTTTGTCGGCCTACGTACTCACAACGCCCATCAAGCCGCCTCATTATCAGGTATGGCACAATGTATCGGTTATTTATTTGCCGCAACCAGCCCTATTATTTTTGGTTCACTGCATGAAGCAACAAACAGCTGGGATATGGCATTAATACTCGCAGCCGCGACAAGTCTTATCTGGGTTAGTTTAGCGATGTTTGCCGGGAAGTCTGAATTAATTAATAAGTAAGTAATCAATAATAGCTAAATCAATTAAATCGGTATTTGTTGATGACGGAAGCAGTCGGTGGTGTGATCGTTAACCATACCGGTTGCTTGCATAAAGGCATAACAAATCGTCGGCCCGACAAAGTTAAAGCCACGTTTTTTTAAATCCTTACTCATCGCTTCTGAGATGTCTGTTTTAGCCGGCGTAGCAGCCAGTGAAGGCAAGTAATTTTGTAAAGTAACCCCGTTAACAAAACCCCAGATATACGTATCAAAAGAACCAAACTCGGCTTGAATATTTAAAAAACCTTGGGCATTTTTGATCACAGAGCGAATTTTCAGCTTATTACGCACTATGCCTTCATTTTCAAGTAAGCGGTTAACATCATCCTCGCTGTAATTAGCAATGAGCTTATAATCGAATTGGTGTAAGGCAGCACGGTAATTTTCACGCTTTCTTAATATCGTGATCCAACTGAGTCCTGCTTGCGCGCCTTCTAAGATTAAAAATTCAAATAAACGTTGCTCGTCATGAACTGGGACGCCCCACTCTTCATCGTGATAGCGTACGTACAGCGGATCGTCTCCGCACCAAGTGCATCTCTGTTTCATTACATATCCAGCCTTTCTCACATTAACAACCCGTAGTTTCTAAAATAAATTGTTGAGCAGTACTAGTATGATTATATTCGACGTAACACAAACCACTGCGTAAATGCCCTGAACCATAACCAATAAGCGTAAAGCCGTGTGCCTCTTAGCAGCAGTAAAATCCATCTTCTCTCTCTGTTAAACGTTTCCATTCCCTGTTAGATATTGGCCATAGTATGCCCCATAAAATATTTAGTTACATACGTTTAAGTCAAAAATAATTAAGTCATATTTAATTATTTTTCTGTGTTATTAATAATAGCTGGATTTTTTAAGCAAACATAAAAAAGCGCGACACCAAGTTCGATGTCACGCTTTATTAACTAAAAGTTGGACTTAACGAAATGCTTAAAAATGAACTGATAAAGGCTAGCTTAAACATACCAAAATATAAGGCTGTTGTAAGGCTTTGAATCTGGAATTAAGCACTGATTAATGCGCGATTAGTCTTTTTATCTCGATACATTTTTTTATCTATATCACGTAATAAATCTTCCAGTGATACGCACTCATTACGACTTAATGAAATACCTAAAGAAAGCGAAACATCGAGCGTTTCTCCTGTCTCTTTAATCGTAAAACTAAAGCGCTGTAAGTGTTGAAATGAGTTTGTTACATCTGCTTGCATTTTATTAAACGTAAGAACAAATTCATCGCCGCCGATACGGTATGCTTTACCGGGCCAATAACATTGAATATTTCGAGCTAGTGCGACCAACACTTTATCTCCGACGTGATGACCATAATAATCATTAATCCGTTTGAAATTATTAATATCCATATAAACAAAAACATATTCACTTTTAACACCGGATTTAAACCGTTGAACCAGCGCTCGCCGATTACCTAATTTAGACAATAAATCTGTCGATGTTTGAATATAGAGAGAATAGATAAATAACAGCAGTAATATAACCACACCAGCAAAAGATAACAGAGTAAACCGTATGTATTTTATTTCAGCGAGCAGAGCAGACTTCCAGTCCGGTTGTACCCCGTAGAGATTGATAATACTCTCGACATCGACTAGAGGTAGCGCTGCTGAAAACAACCTTGCATAATGTTCACCTAACGTATTAAATTGAAAAGCAATCGCGATACCCATATTAATATCAGTCGAAATAGATTTAACATGTGATAAAGGTAATAAATTATCTTTATTTCTCATCAACTTATTAAAATTAGTTTCACCTAGCGGTATATAATCAACGTCTCCGTTAAGTAACGCATCCAGCATTTCATTTTGGTTACTAAATCGGTTAATTCGTTTTTTCGGTAAACGTTGTGTAATAAAGTCATCAAAGTAATCCCCGCTAATAACACCAATCCGTTCACCGACTAATTCAGATAAGCGATGATATTGATTGGTTTTATAGCCAAGACGACTGACAAACAACAGTTTGAGTTGATAATAGGGATCACTAAAATAAAATTGCTCTTTACGTTGTTCAGAAATAACCATAGCCGTAATCATATCAATTGATTTTTTATCGAGTGCGTTATAAATATCCTCCCACTCTTCATCAATACAGTTCACTAATTGACAATTTAGCCCTAAGATAGAGCATGCACTTTTAACAATAGAAAGACTCAAACCATTAACTGGCGCATTGCCATCTTTTTCTAGGTCTTCAACTTTAAATATAATTGGATTATTAGCATCGACGTCGCTAAGTATAAGCTTTTTACGTAGTGATATAATTCTGGTATTACGCTCATTAGTATTCATTATTTTCGTGACATGATTCTGCAAAAAATTCTTACTAAGAAAGCGATTAATTACTTTCATTAGCGCAGGATTTCGTCCCTTTTTCGTCGCAATTGAAACCGGTGATATATCAAAAACAGTGGATATACGCTCAGCTTTAAAATCCTGGTCAAGCGCATTCTCAAGCATTGTGACGCTACCAATGACAGCATCAAACTCATCATTGTCAAGAGAGCTAAACACGGAATCAGAATCATCATACTCCTCAAAGTACATGCCAGATAATTGCTGCCGAATAAGGCTCTCATAGCCTGATCCCTTAGGTGTTAAGATCCGATGGATATGTGATTTGCTAAACTTATGTCTTGTAAAAATATACGATGGATCAATATGGACGGGTGCACTGAAGTCCAAAAATGATTCTCTTTCAACGGTATAAGCTAGATCGCTCGAAAAATCTAAATATCCTTTATCCAATAAAGACAATAACTCATCAAGATTGTCATAGTAATGATATTCAAAATCAATCGACAATTCATCTGCTATATTCCGAAAGACAAAGGCACTTATCACGTCACTTTCAATGAAACCGACATGATATTTTTTAGCAAAAGCTTTATTGGGCGTTATAAAAAATACTAATAATAGAATAATAAATTTCATTACATATCCGAATCTAAAATTGGACATTATTTAAAAAGATAATATCTTCTATCGGTTTTGGCTTAGCAAAAAAGAACCCTTGTACTGTTGGGATATTTTCCTTTTCCATTAGCTCAACTTCACGCAGTGTTTCAACTCCCTCGACCACGATCTTTGCCCCGAGTACCCTGACAATCTTACAAGTGAGTAAAAATAGCTCTTCACCAATCTTATTATGTGTATTCATTGTCAATGTTCGGTCTATCTTGACGATATCAAACTCGTACTTTGATAAATAACCGAGTGACGAATAACCGGAACCAAAATCATCTAACGCAATTTTAACCCCTAACCCTCTAAACTTTAGGATCGTGCTCGCCGTATTGAACTCATCTTTGATCAATACACCTTCGGTTATCTCTAATATGATACTCGAAAATGGTACATTTATTTTTTCAATTTCACTTTTAACAATATTAAAAAAGCCTGCCTTAATGAAAGTCTCTGGCGACACATTAATAGAGACTGTAATACCAAATTCTTTAATGAACGGCGCAGTTTCAGCTAACGCTCGATGCAGTACCCAAAAGTCTAAATCTGATGCTAATCCCACTTTATGAAAATCATCGATAAATGTCGGGGGGCTTATTTTACCCTTATGATCTTGATGACGAATTAAGGCTTCGATAGATATTATTTTTTTATTTTTCATATCATATTGAGGTTGAAAAAATAATACAAAACTACCACTACCTTGCAACTTATTTATACGATCCTGCGCTAGCAGATTCTGATTCATTGCAGGTAATACTCCGCCAATAGGATTACTTTCGTTAAGCTTCTGATAATTAAAATATTTATTAGACAGCGATTTTGAAAACAAACCATTTTCTATTGTCATACTGTCTATACGACGGAA from Moritella marina ATCC 15381 encodes the following:
- a CDS encoding peptide-methionine (S)-S-oxide reductase, producing MANAATNSTSNHKRQHKGKKIGLSGSCYWCTEAIFLSLHGVTKVEQGWLSSFADDDWFTEGIIVSYIPDVISLKNLIAIHLHTHSCTKVHSMRDKYRSAVYAMEPYQVTEIKHNLALLQNEFELPLITRAYKFNQFKPSDESMQNYYYSDPQRPFCENIISPKLTKLLDSHTGLVNKEKLPAHIITSVNHKCDKDVISS
- a CDS encoding AraC family transcriptional regulator codes for the protein MPVHQHVKCQLVMPLTGFVRCSIADAIWMVPANCAVWIPSQVPHSNHISISDDVCMLFVDPEVVGIPDKICTLSISPLLRELIISLASKDQHYGADVNTVRLAQVLIDELICMPKEHFDFPIPAEPRLNQIANQLLVDPADRKTVGEWAALYAMSERTFSRLVKQEVGMTFGRWRGQLHLVMALQKLSSNESVQRISEDLGYESVSAFITFFKKTLGKPPKQYMKQPI
- a CDS encoding YceI family protein, producing the protein MKKTLLLSLALLSFQSFATEKFNLTTDFSSISFATIKKQYVVEPATISGLTGSLDEQGRFAVIAPIKNIDTGVSIRNERLNSLFFDSSENPVIMVSGQFDLSALTQPVSKMTVPAEVSFYGHKKTFNFPVIITKTADAIIVNSYKSVIVKAGDFSIPAANLTKLAATVGGLALSDTVPVNINLVFNK
- a CDS encoding DNA-3-methyladenine glycosylase I — encoded protein: MKQRCTWCGDDPLYVRYHDEEWGVPVHDEQRLFEFLILEGAQAGLSWITILRKRENYRAALHQFDYKLIANYSEDDVNRLLENEGIVRNKLKIRSVIKNAQGFLNIQAEFGSFDTYIWGFVNGVTLQNYLPSLAATPAKTDISEAMSKDLKKRGFNFVGPTICYAFMQATGMVNDHTTDCFRHQQIPI
- a CDS encoding GGDEF domain-containing protein encodes the protein MKFIILLLVFFITPNKAFAKKYHVGFIESDVISAFVFRNIADELSIDFEYHYYDNLDELLSLLDKGYLDFSSDLAYTVERESFLDFSAPVHIDPSYIFTRHKFSKSHIHRILTPKGSGYESLIRQQLSGMYFEEYDDSDSVFSSLDNDEFDAVIGSVTMLENALDQDFKAERISTVFDISPVSIATKKGRNPALMKVINRFLSKNFLQNHVTKIMNTNERNTRIISLRKKLILSDVDANNPIIFKVEDLEKDGNAPVNGLSLSIVKSACSILGLNCQLVNCIDEEWEDIYNALDKKSIDMITAMVISEQRKEQFYFSDPYYQLKLLFVSRLGYKTNQYHRLSELVGERIGVISGDYFDDFITQRLPKKRINRFSNQNEMLDALLNGDVDYIPLGETNFNKLMRNKDNLLPLSHVKSISTDINMGIAIAFQFNTLGEHYARLFSAALPLVDVESIINLYGVQPDWKSALLAEIKYIRFTLLSFAGVVILLLLFIYSLYIQTSTDLLSKLGNRRALVQRFKSGVKSEYVFVYMDINNFKRINDYYGHHVGDKVLVALARNIQCYWPGKAYRIGGDEFVLTFNKMQADVTNSFQHLQRFSFTIKETGETLDVSLSLGISLSRNECVSLEDLLRDIDKKMYRDKKTNRALISA
- a CDS encoding CynX/NimT family MFS transporter → MTQNNKPNIAHPILLIISILLIASNLRGPITGIGPILDFISNNLNLSATQAGMLTTLPLLAFAIFSPISSALARRIGLEPSLMIALIAITSGILLRSTGSSLTLYLGTCVIGIGIAIGNVLLPSLLKRDFPNQGPTLTAIYVLTMGVGATLSASTTIPMLNVANNLNVTFIPNWAFALAGTIILPIITMLIWLPQLSNHTKPAVDTPNIDSHSYMWRNKAAWQVSGFLAFNSFIMYAFIAWLPSILVSYGYSEHDAGYIHGVLQLASAAPAVILIPLMAKVKDKRTLGLAMTILAFIGITGLLMLHQYAVIWVTLLGFSCGGGFILGLSFVGLRTHNAHQAASLSGMAQCIGYLFAATSPIIFGSLHEATNSWDMALILAAATSLIWVSLAMFAGKSELINK